In the Manduca sexta isolate Smith_Timp_Sample1 unplaced genomic scaffold, JHU_Msex_v1.0 HiC_scaffold_2159, whole genome shotgun sequence genome, one interval contains:
- the LOC119188492 gene encoding high mobility group-T protein-like (The sequence of the model RefSeq protein was modified relative to this genomic sequence to represent the inferred CDS: added 9 bases not found in genome assembly), which produces MSSPQSQSSPESEQSNQQSNGIQQNHQSLQQEQNQIQQQQNQLQQQLQQQNLQQAIQQQNQSLQQSLQQHQEGQQTLQQMIQQHQQQQQQQQQQALQQTLQQTLSQAQAQALVQAQAVLQQQVAETIQQQQQTLHEHIQAVQQQQIQAALQRQSATLQELQQQAQQQALAQATANKGRMPRARPYNKPRGRMTAYAFFVQTCREEHKKKHPDENVIFAAFSKKCAERWNTMSEKEKQRFHEMAEQDKQRFDLEMQSYVPPKDVKIRGRKRQTLKDPNAPKRSLSAFFLFCNDERSKVKAGNPEYTMGDIAKELGRRWAAADPETKAKYDALSEQDKARYDREMTAYKKGPLVAAPPPAPAPPHLAVRAADDIDDAPDYEHDDEYN; this is translated from the exons CCACAAAGTCAATCAAGTCCGGAAAGCGAGCAAAGCAATCAGCAATCTAACGGCATTCAGCAAAACCATCAGTCTCTTCAGCAAGAGCAGAACCAaatacaacaacaacaaaaccAACTGCAACAACAGTTGCAGCAACAGAACTTGCAGCAGGCGATACAACAGCAGAACCAGTCGCTGCAACAGTCACTGCAGCAGCACCAAGAGGGGCAGCAGACGCTGCAACAAATGATACAGCAACACCAGCAGCAACAACAGCAACAACAACAACAGGCGTTACAACAGACACTGCAACAGACACTGTCTCAAGCTCAGGCGCAGGCCCTTGTGCAGGCGCAAGCAGTGCTCCAGCAGCAAGTAGCAGAGACAATTCAACAGCAACAACAGACATTGCATGAGCACATACAGGCTGTCCAACAGCAGCAGATACAGGCCGCTCTACAACGACAATCTGCCACATTACAG GAGTTACAGCAACAAGCGCAGCAGCAAGCGTTAGCCCAAGCCACAGCGAATAAGGGCAGGATGCCGCGCGCACGGCCGTACAACAAGCCGCGCGGTCGGATGACTGCGTACGCGTTCTTCGTGCAGACCTGCCGCGAGGAGCACAAGAAGAAACACCCCGACGAGAATGTCATCTTCGCTGCCTTCTCGAAGAAGTGTGCTGAGAGGTGGAAT ACAATGTCAGAGAAAGAAAAGCAGAGGTTCCACGAGATGGCTGAGCAGGACAAGCAGCGGTTCGACCTGGAAATGCAGAGCTACGTGCCGCCCAAGGACGTGAAGATCAGGGGACGCAAGCGGCAGACGTTGAAGGATCCCAACGCGCCAAAGCGATCGTT ATCAGCGTTCTTCTTGTTCTGCAACGACGAACGTTCTAAAGTGAAGGCTGGCAACCCTGAGTACACAATGGGCGACATCGCCAAGGAGTTAGGCCGGCGCTGGGCCGCGGCGGATCCGGAAACTAAGGCTAAATACGACGCTCTCTCTGAACAGGACAAGGCGCGGTATGACAGG GAGATGACGGCGTACAAGAAAGGTCCATTAGTAGCAGCGCCGCCCCCCgcccccgcgccgccgcacctCGCCGTCCGCGCCGCCGACGACATCGACGACGCGCCCGACTACGAACATGACGATGAATATAACTGA